One region of Ailuropoda melanoleuca isolate Jingjing unplaced genomic scaffold, ASM200744v2 unplaced-scaffold6034, whole genome shotgun sequence genomic DNA includes:
- the B4GALT6 gene encoding beta-1,4-galactosyltransferase 6: protein QSLTPFLFSFVKTGTQPFNRAMLFNVGFKEAMKDSVWDCVIFHDVDHLPENDRNYYGCGEMPRHFAAKLDKYMYILPYKEFFGGVSGLTVEQFRKINGFPNAFWGWGGEDDDLWNRVHYAGYNVTRPEGDLGKYKSIPHHHRGEVQFLGRYKLLRYSKERQYIDGLNNLIYTPKILVDRLYTNISVNLMPELAPIEDY, encoded by the exons CAAAGCCTGactccatttctgttttcctttgtgaagACTGGCACACAGCCTTTTAACCGTGCAATGCTCTTCAATGTGGGCTTCAAAGAGGCCATGAAAGACAGTGTCTGGGACTGCGTCATCTTCCACGACGTGGATCATCTACCCGAAAATGACCGAAACTATTACGGCTGTGGAGAAATGCCACGTCATTTTGCAGCAAAGCTggataaatacatgtatat tCTTCCATATAAAGAGTTTTTTGGTGGTGTAAGTGGACTGACTGTGGAACAATTCAGAAAGATCAATGGTTTTCCTAATGCcttctggggatggggaggagaagaTGACGACCTTTGGAATAG AGTTCACTACGCTGGATATAATGTAACAAGACCAGAGGGAGACTTGGGAAAATACAAGTCTATTCCTCATCACCATCGAGGTGAAGTCCAGTTTTTAGGACG GTATAAATTACTAAGATATTCAAAAGAGCGTCAGTACATCGATGGATTGAACAATTTAATATATACGCCAAAAATACTGGTTGATAGGTTGTATACAAATATATCTGTAAACCTCATGCCAGAGTTAGCTCCAATTGAAGACTATTAA